Proteins encoded by one window of Collimonas fungivorans:
- the gyrA gene encoding DNA gyrase subunit A, producing MDQFAKETIPISLEEEMRKSYLDYAMSVIVGRALPDVRDGLKPVHRRVLFAMHEMNNVWNRPFVKCARVVGETMGKYHPHGDASIYDTLVRMAQPFSLRYMLVDGQGNFGSIDGDGAAAMRYTECRLDKIAGELLADLDKETVDFVPNYDGKEKEPSVLPTRIPNLLINGSSGIAVGMATNIPPHNLTEVIDGALHVLRNADCTIDELIEIIPAPDFPTAGIIYGVSGVRDGYRTGRGRVVMRAKTHFEEFGREGRTAIIIDELPYQVNKKALLERIAELVRDKKLEGISDLRDESDKSGMRVVIELKRGEVAEVVLNNLYKQTQLQDTFGMNMVALVDGQPKLLNLKQMLECFLSHRREVVTRRTVFELRKARERGHVLEGLAVALANIDDFIALIKAAPTPPVAKSELMARAWDSSMVREMLARTGDENIGGIESFRPENLPKHYGIQADGLYKLSDDQAQEILQMRLQRLTGLEQDKIVNEYKDVMAQIADLLDILAKPERVTVIITDEMTAAKNEYGIGNKDERRSQIEHNPTDLGTEDLITPQDMVVTLSHTGYMKAQPVSEYRAQKRGGRGKQAMATKEDDWIDQLFVGNTHDYILCFSNRGRLYWLKIWEVPQGSRNSRGKPIVNMFPLQDGEKITVVLPLSGANRSFPEDRYVFMSTSLGTVKKTPLSDFSNPRKAGIIAVDLDEGDFLIGAALTDGQHDVMLFSDSGKAVRFDENDVRPMGRTARGVRGMNLEEGQQVIALLVAENEQQSVLTATENGFGKRTPITEYTRHGRGTKGMIAIQTSERNGKVVAATLVEPSDEIILITTGGVLIRTRVAEIREMGRATQGVTLIAVEDGTKLSGLQRVVESDAEVETEADADAGGSTEEGGAPASDPAAE from the coding sequence ATGGATCAATTCGCTAAAGAAACAATCCCAATTTCCCTCGAAGAAGAAATGCGCAAGAGCTATCTCGATTACGCGATGAGCGTGATCGTCGGCCGTGCGCTGCCGGATGTGCGTGACGGCCTCAAGCCGGTGCATCGCCGGGTCTTGTTCGCGATGCACGAAATGAACAATGTCTGGAACCGCCCGTTCGTGAAGTGCGCGCGCGTGGTCGGTGAGACCATGGGTAAATACCACCCGCACGGCGACGCATCGATCTACGACACGCTGGTGCGCATGGCGCAGCCTTTCTCGCTGCGCTACATGCTGGTCGACGGCCAGGGCAACTTCGGTTCGATCGACGGCGACGGCGCCGCAGCGATGCGTTACACCGAGTGCCGCCTGGACAAGATCGCCGGCGAACTGCTGGCCGACCTCGACAAGGAAACCGTCGACTTCGTGCCCAACTACGACGGCAAGGAAAAAGAGCCGTCGGTGCTGCCGACGCGCATCCCTAACCTGCTGATCAACGGCTCGTCCGGCATCGCGGTCGGCATGGCGACCAACATTCCGCCGCACAACCTGACTGAAGTGATCGATGGCGCACTGCACGTATTGCGCAACGCCGATTGCACTATTGACGAGCTGATCGAAATCATTCCGGCGCCGGACTTCCCGACCGCCGGCATCATCTACGGCGTCTCCGGCGTGCGCGATGGTTACCGCACCGGCCGCGGCCGTGTGGTGATGCGCGCCAAGACCCACTTCGAAGAGTTCGGCCGCGAAGGCCGCACCGCGATCATCATCGACGAGCTGCCGTACCAGGTAAACAAGAAGGCCTTGCTGGAACGCATCGCCGAACTGGTGCGCGACAAGAAGCTGGAAGGCATTTCCGACCTGCGCGACGAGTCGGACAAGTCCGGCATGCGCGTGGTGATCGAGCTCAAGCGCGGCGAAGTGGCCGAGGTGGTGCTGAACAATCTGTACAAGCAGACCCAGCTGCAGGACACCTTCGGCATGAACATGGTGGCGCTGGTGGATGGCCAGCCTAAGCTGCTGAACCTGAAGCAGATGCTGGAATGTTTCCTGTCGCACCGCCGTGAAGTGGTCACGCGCCGCACTGTGTTCGAACTGCGCAAGGCGCGCGAACGCGGTCACGTGCTGGAAGGCCTGGCGGTAGCGCTGGCCAACATCGACGATTTCATCGCTCTGATCAAGGCGGCGCCGACGCCGCCGGTGGCGAAATCCGAACTGATGGCGCGTGCCTGGGATTCTTCCATGGTGCGCGAAATGCTGGCCCGCACCGGCGACGAAAACATCGGCGGCATCGAATCCTTCCGTCCGGAAAACCTGCCCAAGCATTACGGCATCCAGGCTGACGGCTTGTACAAGCTGTCGGACGACCAGGCGCAGGAAATCCTGCAGATGCGTTTGCAGCGCCTGACCGGCCTGGAACAAGACAAGATCGTCAACGAGTACAAAGACGTGATGGCGCAGATCGCCGACTTGCTGGACATCCTGGCCAAGCCGGAACGCGTCACCGTCATCATCACCGACGAAATGACCGCTGCCAAGAACGAATACGGCATCGGCAACAAGGATGAGCGCCGTTCGCAGATCGAGCACAATCCTACCGATCTCGGCACGGAAGACCTGATCACGCCGCAAGACATGGTGGTGACCTTGTCGCATACCGGCTACATGAAAGCGCAGCCTGTCTCCGAATACCGCGCGCAAAAACGCGGCGGCCGCGGAAAGCAAGCGATGGCGACCAAGGAAGACGACTGGATCGACCAGCTGTTCGTCGGCAATACCCACGACTACATCCTGTGCTTCAGCAATCGCGGCCGCTTGTACTGGCTGAAGATCTGGGAAGTGCCGCAGGGTTCGCGCAATTCGCGCGGCAAGCCTATCGTCAACATGTTCCCGCTGCAGGATGGCGAGAAGATCACCGTGGTGCTGCCATTGTCCGGCGCCAACCGCAGTTTCCCTGAAGACCGTTATGTCTTCATGTCGACCAGCCTGGGCACCGTCAAGAAGACGCCATTGTCCGACTTCAGCAATCCACGCAAGGCCGGCATCATCGCGGTCGACCTGGATGAAGGCGATTTCCTGATCGGCGCCGCGCTGACCGATGGCCAGCATGACGTCATGCTGTTCTCCGATTCCGGCAAGGCAGTGCGCTTCGATGAAAACGACGTGCGTCCGATGGGCCGCACCGCGCGCGGCGTGCGCGGCATGAACCTGGAAGAAGGCCAGCAGGTTATCGCCTTGCTGGTCGCGGAAAACGAACAGCAATCGGTGTTGACCGCGACTGAAAACGGCTTCGGCAAACGTACTCCGATTACCGAGTACACGCGTCACGGCCGCGGCACCAAGGGCATGATCGCGATCCAGACCAGCGAGCGCAACGGCAAGGTGGTGGCGGCAACGTTGGTGGAACCTAGCGACGAAATCATCCTGATCACCACCGGCGGCGTCCTGATACGCACCCGTGTCGCGGAAATTCGCGAAATGGGTCGCGCTACCCAAGGCGTCACGCTGATCGCGGTGGAAGACGGCACCAAGCTGAGCGGTTTGCAGCGCGTGGTCGAATCTGACGCTGAGGTGGAAACCGAAGCGGACGCCGATGCTGGCGGCAGCACCGAAGAAGGTGGCGCTCCGGCCTCCGATCCGGCAGCGGAGTAA
- a CDS encoding OmpA family protein, translating to MKSRVSGPKNCSPEKICLNAALPGNQAIPKNNPAFTISIRKQFMRHTIALSLLLGSALVFASHPGFAQSAASQAAPETSAYVHDGNGPVVRSQDGLCWRSGYWDQNDAVTGCDGALVAPVMKASAPALVADPMIASNEVAPAIAAQQCDVGVTLASDQSFSFGKATLTKAAKQRIDQQIIAKLTNCASTRLILVTGHTDRLGSEAYNRKLSMQRASNVASYLKSKGVSNQIETAGAGASDPALQCSNKLSRKKLVSCLAPNRRVVIKTQ from the coding sequence ATGAAATCCCGGGTATCAGGGCCGAAAAACTGCTCGCCGGAAAAAATATGTTTAAATGCCGCCTTGCCCGGTAATCAGGCGATTCCTAAAAACAATCCTGCCTTTACCATTTCTATCAGGAAACAATTTATGCGTCATACCATCGCGCTGAGCCTATTGCTGGGTTCAGCCCTCGTCTTTGCGTCCCATCCAGGCTTTGCCCAATCCGCCGCATCCCAAGCCGCCCCTGAAACGAGTGCTTATGTGCACGATGGAAACGGTCCCGTCGTCCGCAGCCAGGACGGTTTGTGCTGGCGCTCCGGTTATTGGGACCAGAATGATGCGGTCACCGGTTGCGACGGCGCCCTGGTGGCGCCGGTGATGAAAGCCAGCGCGCCTGCCCTGGTCGCCGATCCGATGATCGCCAGCAATGAAGTTGCACCGGCAATTGCGGCCCAGCAATGCGATGTTGGCGTAACGCTGGCGAGCGACCAGAGTTTCAGTTTCGGCAAGGCAACCCTGACCAAGGCGGCCAAGCAACGCATCGACCAGCAGATTATTGCCAAATTGACAAACTGCGCCAGCACGAGACTCATATTAGTCACCGGCCATACCGATCGCCTTGGCTCGGAAGCTTATAACCGGAAATTGTCGATGCAGCGCGCCAGCAACGTTGCCAGCTATTTGAAGAGCAAGGGTGTCTCTAACCAAATAGAAACCGCCGGCGCCGGTGCATCCGATCCGGCATTGCAGTGCAGCAACAAACTGAGCCGTAAAAAACTGGTCAGCTGCCTGGCCCCGAATCGTAGAGTCGTAATAAAAACGCAATAA
- the ompA gene encoding outer membrane protein OmpA: MNKLAKLVFAASAVVALSASAQEIKDIQAATPNSAYVQDARGVIARDPYGLCWHTGYWTPADSVPGCDGEIAQAAPAPAAPAPAPVVPAPAPVSQKVTFAADAFFDFDKAVLKPEGKAKLDDLTSKLGAINLEVIIAVGHTDSIGSVAYNQKLSVRRAEAVKAYLVHKGVEANRVYTEGKGKSQPVADNKTAAGRAKNRRVEIEVVGTRTN, translated from the coding sequence ATGAATAAATTAGCAAAACTCGTCTTCGCTGCGTCCGCAGTCGTCGCACTCTCTGCCTCCGCGCAGGAAATCAAAGATATCCAGGCGGCTACTCCTAACAGCGCCTACGTGCAAGATGCACGCGGTGTAATCGCACGTGACCCGTACGGTCTGTGCTGGCACACCGGCTACTGGACACCAGCTGACTCGGTTCCAGGTTGCGACGGCGAAATCGCTCAAGCTGCTCCAGCACCAGCTGCTCCAGCTCCAGCACCAGTCGTTCCAGCACCTGCTCCAGTTTCGCAAAAGGTTACTTTTGCTGCTGACGCATTCTTTGACTTCGACAAAGCTGTCCTGAAGCCAGAAGGCAAAGCCAAGCTGGATGACCTGACATCGAAACTGGGCGCAATCAACCTGGAAGTCATCATCGCTGTTGGTCACACTGACTCGATCGGTTCCGTTGCTTACAACCAGAAGCTGTCGGTTCGCCGCGCTGAAGCTGTCAAGGCATACCTGGTACACAAGGGTGTCGAAGCTAACCGTGTTTACACCGAAGGCAAGGGCAAGTCGCAACCAGTCGCTGACAACAAGACTGCTGCTGGCCGCGCTAAAAACCGTCGCGTTGAAATCGAAGTTGTTGGTACACGTACCAACTAA
- the ubiG gene encoding bifunctional 2-polyprenyl-6-hydroxyphenol methylase/3-demethylubiquinol 3-O-methyltransferase UbiG translates to MNADPSELKKFSDLAHRWWDPESEFRPLHEINPLRLEWINSRAALAGQQVLDIGCGGGILAESMARKGATVTGIDLSDKALKVADLHSLESGVQVRYEKIAAEEMADREAGQFDIVTCMEMLEHVPDPASIVRACATLVKPGGQVFFSTLNRNLKAYLQAVLAAEYLLRMLPKGTHDYAKFITPAELAQFVRNAGLTVDVMRGMSYNPLTRIYSLNQDTSVNYLMACTRPA, encoded by the coding sequence ATGAACGCAGACCCATCAGAACTCAAGAAATTCAGCGACCTGGCCCACCGGTGGTGGGATCCCGAATCCGAATTCCGCCCTCTGCATGAGATCAATCCCTTGCGCCTGGAGTGGATCAACTCGCGCGCCGCGCTGGCCGGCCAGCAGGTACTGGATATCGGCTGCGGCGGCGGCATCCTGGCGGAATCCATGGCGCGCAAAGGCGCTACCGTCACCGGCATCGACCTCTCCGACAAAGCCCTGAAGGTAGCCGACCTGCACAGCCTGGAATCCGGCGTCCAGGTCCGCTATGAAAAAATCGCCGCCGAAGAAATGGCCGACCGCGAAGCCGGGCAATTCGACATCGTGACCTGCATGGAAATGCTGGAGCATGTGCCCGACCCGGCATCCATAGTACGTGCCTGCGCCACGCTGGTGAAACCAGGCGGCCAGGTGTTTTTCTCGACCCTGAACCGCAACCTGAAAGCCTACCTGCAGGCAGTGCTGGCGGCCGAATACCTGTTGCGCATGCTGCCCAAGGGCACGCATGACTACGCCAAGTTCATCACGCCGGCGGAACTGGCGCAATTCGTCCGCAACGCCGGGCTGACGGTGGACGTCATGCGCGGCATGAGCTACAACCCGCTGACCCGGATCTATTCGCTCAACCAGGACACCAGCGTCAACTACCTGATGGCTTGCACCCGGCCCGCTTAA
- a CDS encoding HAD family hydrolase gives MPLPMPRAILFDLDGTLADTAPDLAAALNRLRRDRGLSSTPYEQLRPHTSAGARGMIGAAFGLKPGDPDYEELRVGFLDHYAAALAVDSTLFDGIPALLSDLRQRQLGWGVVTNKAARFTDPLVSQIGLGDADCVISGDTTPHAKPHPEPLLEAARRLKLQPQECWYVGDDLRDIQAGRAAGMVTVAAAWGYCGESAPESWDADALIDTPQQLLALLPQAVSKN, from the coding sequence ATGCCATTGCCAATGCCGCGCGCCATCCTGTTTGATCTTGACGGTACGCTTGCAGACACCGCTCCGGACCTGGCTGCCGCACTGAACCGGCTGCGCCGCGACCGCGGCTTGAGCAGCACCCCATACGAACAACTCCGGCCGCATACCTCGGCCGGCGCGCGCGGCATGATAGGCGCTGCTTTCGGCCTGAAACCGGGCGATCCCGACTATGAAGAATTGCGGGTCGGTTTCCTCGACCATTACGCTGCCGCGCTGGCGGTCGACAGCACCTTGTTCGACGGCATACCTGCCTTGCTCAGCGACCTGCGCCAGCGCCAGCTCGGCTGGGGCGTGGTCACCAACAAGGCGGCCCGCTTCACCGATCCCCTGGTTTCCCAGATCGGCCTGGGAGATGCGGATTGCGTCATCTCCGGCGACACCACGCCTCATGCAAAACCCCATCCCGAGCCGCTGCTGGAAGCAGCGCGGCGCCTCAAGCTGCAGCCGCAGGAATGCTGGTATGTGGGCGACGACTTGCGCGACATCCAGGCTGGCCGGGCAGCCGGCATGGTTACCGTGGCCGCGGCCTGGGGTTACTGCGGCGAGAGCGCACCGGAATCCTGGGATGCGGATGCCCTGATCGACACTCCCCAGCAATTGCTGGCTTTGCTGCCGCAAGCAGTCTCGAAGAATTGA
- a CDS encoding DUF748 domain-containing protein yields the protein MANIPRPSWLPRAMRWTGITVIVLLVLALISWLAVPPVAKHLVEQQIEAQLGRKATVGKIAFNPFNLALTVSDFTLYEQDKTTAAFSAKTLVVNASSASLFRLAPVLNEAKLVNPSLHIVRTSADGIGRYNFSDIIDRILAKPKNDDPTPLFSVSNIQLENGSIKFDDKVTNKLVDIQALNIGLPYVSNFPSKVDSFVQPHLSAKVNGTPFDLKGRSKPFAGSLETALAIDIDQLDVASFVAFSPVALPLAIQSTKLSTKLDLTFLRNKDKPEVLLSGAIKLADVALADKNAAPLLKAQAINAQINKLNVLTGAAALDQIEIQQPEVWVNLNASGSLNWAALSTPAAKQEVKQEIAKDAPKKPAGAAPQMSLAKLSIHNGTVNWLDAANASPALNLQVKNVALEASRLSMAADAKPATVTLSTGAENDQHIQFIGQITPAKGIVAGKASINALSLAPYQPYVNRSLAAVLSGQLSLNTLLAIDGSRIRLHQLGIDVDDLKVAAKTSAGGSIGAKKISLENASVDTEAHTFNADALRLAGIQGDVKRDAQGKLNLQQFIANTGSANKGAPAAPAAAKKSGPDWVATINKFAVSDSSLAYQDDSVKPAVKLRADGLNLSADNIFSKLDKAIKVSLRTQLNKTGKLSADGSVAPQLKSIALDLDVQNLPVAAFQPYFTDYLNVNLTSGQASTKGKLSLTPPSGRQELATSYNGNLRLANFRVLDKETSSDFLKWKLLDVSGINASIGGPRQNVTLAKIALTDFYARIILSETAKLNLQDIVVSKNAPPGTPAPSLTSAEAGEGMGQGTQKVTKPTAEGKTTVAPIAAAPPKENAPVIKVGQVVIKGGNINYTDNFVKPNYTANMTGMNGTVGAIASDKPQPAPIDLNGKIDNDAPVAISGSLNPLFKPMFLDIKASANSVELPRLTPYAAKYAGYAIEKGKLSMDVSYHIENDKLEAQNNVRIDQLTFGNKIDSPTATKLPVLLAVALLKDRNGQININLPISGTLSDPEFSIGGIVVRVIVNLLVKAVTSPFALISSAFGGAGGDDLGYAEFAPGSATLTAATQSKLDTLAKALADRPALKLDLIGRVDPKSDTDGVRQQILNRKLKALKLKDSVDGSDDAQSDDVTLTDADKEKYMSKVYGSEKFDKPRNMVGLAKSLPTAEMEKLIVANTAVTQDALSALATRRAEVVRKYLETKGQIPLERIFLIAPKLTADGIKDKGQPNRVDFALK from the coding sequence ATGGCAAATATCCCTCGTCCTTCCTGGCTGCCGCGCGCAATGCGCTGGACCGGCATCACAGTCATCGTATTGCTGGTGCTGGCCCTGATCAGCTGGCTGGCGGTGCCGCCGGTCGCCAAGCACCTGGTGGAACAGCAGATCGAAGCCCAGCTCGGGCGCAAGGCAACGGTCGGCAAGATCGCCTTCAACCCTTTCAACCTGGCGCTGACGGTATCCGATTTCACGCTCTACGAGCAGGACAAGACCACTGCCGCCTTTTCGGCAAAAACACTGGTGGTCAATGCCTCCTCGGCTTCGCTGTTCCGGCTGGCGCCGGTGCTCAATGAAGCCAAGCTGGTCAATCCCAGCCTGCATATCGTGCGCACCAGCGCCGACGGCATCGGCCGCTACAATTTCTCCGACATCATCGACCGCATCCTGGCTAAGCCGAAGAACGACGATCCGACACCGCTGTTTTCGGTATCGAATATCCAGCTGGAAAACGGCAGCATCAAGTTCGACGACAAGGTCACCAACAAGCTGGTTGACATCCAGGCGCTCAACATCGGCCTTCCCTATGTCTCGAATTTCCCGAGCAAGGTCGACAGCTTCGTGCAGCCGCATCTCTCGGCCAAGGTGAATGGCACGCCGTTCGACCTGAAAGGCCGCAGCAAGCCGTTCGCCGGCAGCCTGGAAACCGCGCTGGCGATCGATATCGACCAGCTCGATGTCGCCAGCTTCGTGGCGTTTTCGCCGGTGGCGCTGCCGCTGGCCATCCAGAGCACCAAACTGTCGACCAAACTCGACCTGACCTTCCTGCGCAACAAGGACAAGCCGGAAGTATTGCTGTCGGGCGCGATCAAGCTGGCCGACGTCGCCCTGGCCGACAAGAATGCCGCGCCGCTGCTCAAGGCGCAGGCGATCAATGCCCAGATCAATAAACTCAATGTGCTCACCGGCGCCGCCGCGCTCGACCAGATCGAGATCCAGCAGCCGGAAGTCTGGGTCAACCTGAACGCCAGCGGCAGCCTGAACTGGGCGGCCTTGAGCACTCCCGCCGCAAAACAGGAGGTGAAACAGGAAATCGCCAAGGATGCGCCGAAAAAGCCGGCCGGCGCGGCGCCGCAAATGAGCTTGGCCAAGCTCAGCATCCACAACGGCACGGTCAACTGGCTGGATGCCGCCAATGCTTCGCCCGCGCTCAACCTGCAGGTCAAGAACGTGGCGCTGGAAGCGAGCCGGCTGTCGATGGCGGCTGACGCCAAGCCGGCCACCGTGACCTTGTCCACCGGCGCGGAAAACGACCAGCATATCCAGTTCATCGGCCAGATCACTCCGGCCAAAGGCATCGTTGCCGGCAAGGCCAGCATCAATGCCCTGTCGCTCGCACCTTACCAGCCCTACGTCAACCGCTCGCTGGCGGCAGTGCTGTCCGGCCAGCTGTCGCTCAATACCTTGCTGGCCATCGACGGCAGCCGCATCCGCCTGCACCAGCTGGGCATCGATGTCGACGATCTCAAGGTGGCGGCAAAAACCAGCGCCGGCGGCAGCATAGGCGCCAAGAAAATCAGCCTGGAAAACGCCAGCGTCGATACCGAAGCGCACACTTTCAACGCCGACGCCTTGCGCCTGGCCGGGATCCAGGGCGACGTCAAGCGCGATGCCCAGGGCAAGCTCAACCTGCAGCAATTCATCGCCAACACAGGCAGCGCAAACAAAGGCGCCCCCGCCGCTCCTGCAGCCGCCAAGAAAAGCGGACCGGACTGGGTCGCTACCATCAACAAGTTTGCCGTCAGCGACAGCAGCCTGGCCTATCAGGACGACTCGGTCAAACCGGCGGTCAAACTGCGCGCCGACGGCCTCAACCTGAGCGCCGACAACATCTTCAGCAAGCTCGACAAAGCCATCAAGGTTTCGCTGCGCACCCAGCTCAACAAGACCGGCAAATTGTCAGCCGACGGCAGCGTCGCGCCGCAATTGAAATCGATTGCGCTTGACCTCGATGTGCAAAACCTGCCGGTAGCCGCCTTCCAGCCGTATTTTACCGACTACCTGAACGTGAACCTGACCTCGGGCCAGGCCAGCACCAAGGGCAAACTGTCGCTGACGCCGCCCAGCGGCCGCCAGGAACTCGCCACCAGTTATAACGGCAACCTGCGCCTGGCCAATTTCCGCGTGCTCGACAAGGAAACTTCCTCCGATTTCCTGAAATGGAAACTGCTTGACGTCAGCGGCATCAACGCCAGTATCGGCGGCCCGCGCCAAAACGTCACACTGGCGAAAATTGCACTCACCGATTTTTATGCGCGCATCATCTTGTCTGAAACAGCCAAGCTGAACCTGCAAGATATCGTCGTCTCGAAAAATGCTCCGCCAGGCACGCCGGCGCCTTCCCTGACTTCCGCCGAGGCGGGCGAAGGCATGGGCCAGGGGACGCAAAAAGTCACCAAGCCGACTGCCGAAGGCAAGACCACCGTGGCGCCCATCGCTGCCGCCCCGCCTAAAGAGAATGCGCCGGTGATCAAGGTCGGCCAGGTTGTCATCAAGGGCGGCAACATCAACTACACCGATAACTTCGTCAAGCCGAACTACACCGCCAACATGACTGGCATGAACGGTACTGTCGGCGCCATCGCCTCCGACAAGCCGCAGCCGGCGCCGATAGACTTGAACGGCAAGATCGACAACGACGCCCCGGTAGCGATTTCCGGTTCGCTCAATCCGCTGTTCAAGCCGATGTTCCTCGATATCAAGGCCAGCGCCAACAGCGTCGAACTGCCGCGCCTGACGCCGTATGCCGCCAAGTACGCCGGCTACGCGATCGAAAAAGGCAAGCTGTCGATGGATGTCAGCTACCACATCGAAAACGACAAGCTGGAGGCGCAAAACAATGTGCGCATCGACCAGCTCACCTTCGGCAACAAGATCGACAGCCCGACCGCCACCAAGCTGCCGGTGCTGCTGGCGGTCGCCCTGCTGAAAGACCGCAACGGCCAGATCAACATCAACCTGCCGATTTCCGGCACCTTGTCGGATCCGGAATTTTCGATAGGCGGCATCGTCGTCCGCGTCATCGTCAACCTGCTCGTCAAGGCCGTCACCTCGCCATTCGCGCTGATCAGCTCGGCCTTCGGCGGCGCCGGCGGCGACGATCTCGGTTACGCTGAATTCGCGCCCGGCTCGGCCACCCTCACGGCAGCTACCCAAAGCAAGCTGGACACCTTGGCCAAGGCCCTGGCCGACCGGCCGGCGCTGAAACTGGACCTGATCGGCCGGGTCGATCCGAAAAGCGATACCGACGGAGTGCGCCAGCAAATCCTCAACCGCAAGCTGAAAGCGCTGAAGCTCAAGGATTCGGTTGACGGCAGCGACGATGCGCAGTCGGACGATGTGACCCTGACCGACGCCGACAAGGAAAAATACATGAGCAAGGTGTATGGCTCGGAAAAATTCGACAAGCCGCGCAACATGGTGGGCCTGGCAAAATCGCTGCCGACCGCTGAGATGGAAAAACTGATCGTCGCCAACACCGCGGTGACGCAGGACGCCTTGAGCGCGCTGGCGACCCGGCGCGCCGAAGTAGTCCGCAAGTACCTGGAAACCAAGGGCCAGATCCCGCTGGAACGGATCTTCCTGATCGCGCCGAAACTGACGGCCGACGGCATCAAGGACAAGGGCCAGCCGAACCGGGTTGATTTTGCGCTGAAATAG